The following proteins are encoded in a genomic region of Fusarium keratoplasticum isolate Fu6.1 chromosome 9, whole genome shotgun sequence:
- a CDS encoding GFO-IDH-MocA domain-containing protein, whose amino-acid sequence MAPIRTALIGLSASAKTSWAAVAHLPYLLSPRGKSKYQIVALCNSSVEAAHKAIQHFELPAETKAYGDPESLAADDEIDLVVVITRVDVHHSTALPSVRAGKAVYVEWPLAQDDEHARELATLAKESGSRTIVGLQGRVAPPIVKIHELLRQGRIGKVLSSELRASGGTNDREVLPSILDYFTRRAVGGNIYTIGLGHLFDQVQYILGDIGNFKSRLHLQRPNVKVRDPTTNKIISTVKSDVPDLIFATGTLKESENSQEGASVLIRFRRGQPFPGEAPLVFTINGEKGEIRLKAEGGTSLHANSYDKPVTIEVDDFDTGKVEEIAWQWKDWQEELPLVSRSVATVYERFAEGNRKGLVSFDDALLRHEQLNGLLREWDSDSSK is encoded by the exons ATGGCTCCCATTCGCACCGCCCTCATCGGCCTCTCCGCCTCGGCCAAAACCTCCTGGGCCGCTGTCGCCCATCTGCCATACCTCCTCTCCCCGCGCGGCAAGTCCAAGTATCAGATCGTGGCTCTTTGCAATAGCAGTGTAGAAGCTGCTCACAAAGCTATTCAGCACTTTGAACTACCCGCAGAGACAAAGGCATATGGCGACCCCGAGTCTCTTGctgccgatgatgagattgatcTAGTGGTTGTCATTACCCGCGTCGACGTTCATCATTCAACTGCCTTGCCTAGTGTCAGAGCTGGAAAGGCTGTCTACGTGGAGTGGCCTCTAGCGCAAGATGACGAGCATGCTAGAGAACTTGCTACTCTCGCCAAAGAAAGCGGTAGTCGTACTATCGTCGGCCTTCAAGGTCGTGTTGCGCCGCCTATTGTCAAGATCCACGAGCTTCTACGGCAAGGCCGCATTGGAAAGGTTCTTAGCAGTGAACTTCGTGCTTCTGGAGGCACCAATGACCGTGAGGTATTGCCATCTATATTGGATTACTTTACTCGGCGGGCTGTGGGCGGCAACATTTATACCATCGGCCTTGGTCACC TCTTTGACCAAGTCCAATACATCTTGGGCGACATTGGCAACTTCAAGAgccgcctccacctccaacGTCCCAACGTCAAAGTCCGTGACCCAACAACAAACAAAATCATCAGCACAGTCAAGTCAGACGTCCCAGACCTAATCTTTGCGACCGGCACTCTCAAAGAATCAGAGAACTCCCAAGAGGGCGCAAGTGTCCTCATCCGCTTCCGTCGGGGCCAGCCCTTCCCAGGAGAGGCCCCCCTCGTCTTTACCATCAACGGTGAAAAGGGAGAGATTAGACTCAAGGCCGAGGGTGGAACGTCTCTGCATGCTAATAGCTACGATAAACCCGTGACTATTGAAGTTGATGATTTTGATACcggcaaggttgaggagattgcTTGGCAATGGAAGGATTGGCAGGAAGAGCTTCCCCTTGTCAGTCGTAGCGTTGCTACTGTCTACGAGAGGTTTGCAGAGGGTAACAGGAAAGGGCTGGTCTCTTTTGACGACGCTCTTTTGCGCCATGAGCAGTTGAATGGACTATTGAGAGAATGGGACTCGGATAGCTCGAAGTAG
- a CDS encoding Fungal-trans domain-containing protein, whose product MPPKRACDLCYSKKISCDRSDRDAACDWCRHHQLTCTFDRARARKRCPKPRIENSVFAVERSLSSQLQPVDFVLDRVMMDQVNSSTSSSPFVQESQPGHCGIFAQENFKPDDLLESSMPLAESHLSQLNDLGCLDRETAWQILQAYSESSVRYVLPLVDPVLFQDSLELAYSSEETIQASQRAQAQGSILALISVLSFLDDHALSLSHDLGMKCASQASALVEFTNEEASLLNLQTVSLLRLQCAFTGQISGAIKRHETACRLVKELGCHTMGVGGSGLENTAYNQRENRELRTLFWHSYITDKQIIMRTGMEPLLPDDICDLTLPKDCSASKGYPIPELKDGGMSLPPYGVLSPCLVGDIQLSILKSKVWRLLYSTEARQRSEAELLWAVRELDGELEAWRMSVPTKLRPTFLIADKRHISPPEIDLPSWVRHHATTLHLEYRHLFITIHQANARYQFSKGSDSLEHAWSSSVQSSITLALEASRSTLLYLETVLDRLAKEMFWMCIHYPIVALRTLFVNIVANPSGPDAKSDLQLLCSTASLIERMPMSNRLVHGKVYIQKIEEEISGLVEYVRSLKG is encoded by the exons ATGCCTCCGAAACGGGCTTGCGACTTGTGTTACTCCAAGAAG ATCTCCTGCGACCGGTCAGATCGAGACGCTGCCTGCGACTGGTGTAGGCATCATCAGCTCACCTGCACATTTGACAGGGCGAGGGCTAGAAAGCGATGCCCAAAGCCTAG GATAGAGAATAGCGTCTTTGCGGTAGAACGCAGTCTGTCGAGCCAGCTGCAACCCGTTGACTTTGTTCTGGACCGGGTCATGATGGACCAAGTCAACTCTAGTACTTCTTCCTCACCTTTTGTGCAGGAATCACAACCGGGTCACTGCGGTATCTTTGCCCAGGAAAATTTCAAACCCGATGATCTCCTAGAATCGTCAATGCCTTTGGCCGAAAGCCATCTTTCGCAGCTTAACGACCTCGGTTGCCTGGATAGAGAGACGGCCTGGCAGATTCTTCAAGCATACTCCGAGTCTTCTGTACGATATGTCCTACCCCTTGTCGACCCAGTTCTCTTCCAGGATAGCCTCGAGCTCGCATACTCCTCCGAGGAAACCATTCAAGCGTCTCAACGAGCTCAGGCACAGGGAAGTATCTTGGCCCTCATTTCTGTTCTGAGCTTTCTCGACGACCACGCCTTGTCTCTCTCGCACGACCTGGGAATGAAGTGTGCGTCTCAGGCATCGGCCCTGGTAGAGTTCACGAATGAAGAGGCTAGCCTCTTGAATCTCCAGACTGTTTCTTTGCTG CGACTTCAATGTGCCTTTACTGGCCAGATCTCAGGTGCTATCAAGAGGCATGAAACTGCCTGTCGTctcgtcaaggagcttggCTGCCATACTATGGGGGTTGGTGGATCAGGACTTGAGAACACGGCTTACAACCAGCGCGAGAATCGAGAGCTGCGCACATTGTTTTGGCATAGCTACATTACCGACAAGCAGATTATCATGCGAACCGGCATGGAACCTCTTCTACCTGATGACATCTGCGACCTGACACTCCCGAAGGACTGCAGCGCCTCCAAAGGATATCCCATCCCCGAACTCAAAGACGGAGGCATGTCTCTACCGCCGTACGGGGTCTTGTCGCCTTGTCTTGTGGGGGATATCCAACTCAGCATCCTCAAGTCCAAGGTCTGGCGACTCCTGTACTCGACCGAGGCACGGCAGAGGTCCGAGGCGGAGCTACTGTGGGCGGTACGCGAGCTCGACGGTGAGCTGGAAGCCTGGAGGATGTCTGTCCCTACAAAGCTGAGACCGACATTCTTGATCGCTGACAAGAGGCACATCTCGCCTCCTGAGATTGATCTACCGTCCTGGGTGCGGCATCATGCTACTACTCTGCATTTGGAGTATCGTCATCTGTTTATTACTATACACCAAGCCAACGCGAGATATCAATTTTCCAAGGGTTCGGATAGCTTGGAGCATGCGTGGAGTAGTAGCGTTCAGTCTAGCATTACGTTGGCGCTTGAGGCTAGTCGCTCGACACTGTTGTATCTGGAGACGGTGCTGGATCGGCTCGCAAAGGAAATGTTCTG GATGTGTATTCACTACCCCATCGTCGCCCTGCGAACCCTATTCGTAAACATCGTGGCCAACCCGTCAGGCCCAGATGCAAAGTCTGATCTACAGCTCCTCTGCTCCACGGCTAGCTTGATCGAGCGGATGCCCATGTCTAACAGGCTTGTTCACGGGAAGGTGTACATCCAAAAGATAGAGGAAGAGATTTCTGGGTTGGTTGAGTATGTACGGAGTCTAAAGGGTTGA
- a CDS encoding Pyr-redox-2 domain-containing protein, with product MNMRFLSTLVASALISLGNAAAIARGDVPPVPQTQYDAIIVGGGPAGLAALSGLARVRRNVLLIDSGEYRNAPTRHMHDVPGFDGVTPAYYRWAARKQLSYYDTVKMENGTVTDIKARDENTWFSVTVDYGNKQKKTLTARKIVLATGLRDILPETPGVEEAWGKGIFWCPWCDGHEHADQPLGLLGPLDKVAGMVREMLTLNTDIVAFVNGTDTRDSRALAAKDLPKWEAYLNIHNVTVDNRTITEIERVAEGANEHADPSLPSVPENDWFNVKFDKGEPVGRAAFLASFPDEQRSDVGEKAGVQLYGGRLAANQSAGLVTNIPGIYAVGDANSDNVTNVPHALFSGKRTAVFLHVKLEREDQAEELAGEPAKRDTHLQARDVWEAMNGKRGDMLYAGKFDQ from the exons CTGAATATGCGGTTCCTTTCCACTCTCGTCGCTTCGGCGCTCATCTCTCTCGGCAATGCTGCTGCCATTGCTCGAGGGGATGTCCCTCCCGTGCCTCAGACCCAAtacgatgccatcatcgtgGGAGGTGGTCCTGCTGGCCTCGCTGCCTTGAGTGGCCTTGCTCGTGTGCGTCGAAATGTTCTCCTCATCGACTCGGGGGAGTATAGAAATGCTCCTACTCGACACATGCACGATGTCCCTGGCTTCGATG GTGTCACACCTGCGTACTACCGCTGGGCCGCGCGTAAGCAGCTGTCTTACTATGACactgtcaagatggagaatggAACCGTCACCGACATTAAGGCTCGCGACGAGAACACCTGGTTCTCTGTCACTGTCGACTACGGTAACAAGCAGAAGAAGACCTTGACCGCACGCAAGATCGTCCTCGCCACTGGACTTCGTGACATTCTTCCCGAGACACCTGGCGTCGAAGAGGCTTGGGGCAAGGGTATCTTCTGGTGCCCTTGGTGCGACGGCCACGAGCACGCCGATCAGCCACTCGGACTCCTCGGCCCTCTAGACAAGGTTGCTGGCATGGTCCGTGAGATGCTGACCCTGAACACTGACATTGTCGCCTTTGTCAACGGAACCGACACTCGAGATTCCCGTGCCCTGGCCGCCAAGGATCTTCCTAAGTGGGAGGCATACCTCAACATCCACAACGTCACGGTCGACAACCGCACCATCACCGAGATTGAGAGGGTTGCCGAGGGAGCCAACGAGCACGCAGACCCCAGTCTTCCCAGTGTTCCTGAGAACGACTGGTTCAACGTCAAGTTTGACAAGGGAGAGCCCGTCGGCCGAGCTGCGTTCCTGGCCAGTTTCCCCGACGAGCAGCGATCTGACGTTGGAGAGAAGGCAGGAGTTCAACTGTATGGTGGTCGTCTGGCTGCTAACCAGTCTGCGGGTCTTGTCACAAACATTCCCGGCATCTACGCCGTTGGTGACGCCAACTCGGATAACGTCACGAACGTGCCACATGCCCTCTTCAGTGGCAAGCGGACAGCCGTGTTCCTACACG TCAAACTCGAGAGAGAGGACCAAGCCGAGGAGCTTGCTGGAGAGCCCGCCAAGCGTGACACCCATCTGCAGGCACGCGATGTTTGGGAGGCGATGAATGGCAAGCGGGGAGATATGCTGTATGCTGGAAAGTTTGATCAGTAA
- a CDS encoding MFS domain-containing protein: MVSTNEKDCTVDGVLDQERNGSSQEPSLLFDQKEIERLGRERPACFHSWYAEIGFVFAVVGSMMVSEYFVSGFNIALPSLAKSLDIPESARTWPAAVINLTTAALLLPFARLSEIHGGRLIFLGGHVWLLVWSLIAGFSQNPTMLIACRAMQGLGSSAFLPSSVAIMARIYRPGPRKNLVFGMFGAFSCIGFYSGIFFGALAAQVLGWKWYFFIGACFCAGIFLAGLLTIPKSQGHTQPDLGMDWMGACTIVPGLALVVYALTDGGNAPQGWRTPYVYITLIIGVLFLALAFYIEGWKASQPLLPAEVFKTKYMTRLIIALFFSYGSFGLFLFYASFYIEEVLGISPLLTAAWFIPLAAGGFILAVVGGFVLHILSGRLLLLISGFGFLGCCILFALIPDSGKSNSFLYWAFVFPAMVLSTIGVDIAFNVTNIFITTSLPSHLQAVAGALITSLLYLGMAFWLGVGEMAISAKKDAEGAENVSQRSQYQIGFWAGAALAVAALLIFITVKMESAKADLTADEKAARERENATEQTTE; this comes from the exons ATGGTTTCCACAAACGAAAAGGATTGCACCGTCGACGGGGTCCTCGACCAAGAGCGCAATGGATCTTCGCAGGAACCTTCGCTCCTGTTTGATcagaaggagattgagaggTTGGGACGAGAGCGTCCGGCGTGCTTTCACAGCTGGTACGCCGAGATAGGTTTCGTCTTTGCTGTTGTCGGGTCTATGATGGTTAGCGAGTACTTTGTCAGCGGGTTCAATATTGCGCTTCCTTCTCTTGCGAAGTCGTTGGATATTCCAGAGTCGGCTCGGACTTGGCCTGCGGCTGTCATCAACTTGACTACGGCAGCTCTCCTTCTACCTTTTGCACGACTATCCGAGATTCACGGCGGGCGATTAATCTTCTTGGGAGGTCACGTATGGTTGCTGGTTTGGTCATTGATCGCCGGGTTCAGCCAGAACCCAACCATGCTCATCGCCTGCCGAGCCATGCAGGGCTTGGGATCCTCCGCCTTCCTACCATCGAGTGTTGCTATCATGGCACGCATCTATCGCCCAGGACCTCGAAAGAATTTGGTCTTTGGAATGTTTGGAGCCTTTTCTTGCATTGGGTTTTATTCAGGCATCTTCTTTGGCGCCCTCGCTGCCCAAGTCCTCGGCTGGAAGTGGTACTTTTTCATCGGTGCCTGCTTCTGCGCTGGTATCTTTCTCGCAGGTCTTTTGACAATCCCCAAGAGCCAAGGTCATACACAACCTGATCTtgggatggattggatgggaGCTTGCACTATCGTTCCTGGGCTGGCGCTGGTTGTGTACGCGTTGACGGACGGTGGAAACGCTCCTCAGGGTTGGCGGACACCTTACGTCTACATCACCCTGATCATCGGTGTCTTATTTCTTGCTTTGGCCTTTTACATCGAAGGCTGGAAGGCCAGTCAACCTCTGTTGCCCGCCGAAGTATTCAAGACAAAGTACATGACTCGCCTGATCATTGCTCTGTTCTTTTCCTACGGATCTTTTGGCCTGTTTCTCTTTTACGCCAGCTTCTA TATCGAAGAAGTGTTGGGCATCTCCCCTTTGCTGACAGCAGCGTGGTTCATCCCTCTGGCGGCAGGTGGATTCATCCTAGCCGTCGTTGGTGGTTTTGTCCTTCACATTCTCAGCGGACGACTTTTGCTGCTGATCTCTGGATTTGGATTCCTTGGATGTTGCATATTATTCGCCCTCATTCCCGATAGTGGCAAGTCAAACAGCTTTCTCTACTGGGCGTTTGTCTTCCCTGCCATGGTACTCAGCACAATCGGCGTGGATATCGCATTCAACGTCACCAACATTTTCATCACAACATCCCTCCCCAGCCATCTCCAGGCAGTTGCTGGAGCCTTGATCACAAGCCTGCTCTACCTCGGCATGGCATTCTGGCTGGGCGTTGGAGAGATGGCCATTtctgccaagaaggacgcCGAAGGAGCAGAGAACGTGAGCCAGAGGAGTCAGTATCAGATTGGATTCTGGGCTGGTGCAGCACTTGCGGTCGCTGCTTTGCTCATCTTTATCACTGTCAAGATGGAGTCGGCCAAGGCGGATCTTACTGCAGATGAGAAGGCTGCGAGGGAACGGGAGAATGCAACTGAGCAAACAACAGAATGA